In Phragmites australis chromosome 17, lpPhrAust1.1, whole genome shotgun sequence, the following are encoded in one genomic region:
- the LOC133897137 gene encoding tetraketide alpha-pyrone reductase 1-like, which produces MVTSTKGKVCVTGASGFVASWLIKRLLDSGYHVLGTVRDPGNHKKVAHVWKLPGAKERLQLVKADLLEEGSFDDAVMACEGVFHTASPVLAKSDSSSKEETLVPAINGTLNVLRSCKKNPFLKRVVLTSSSSAVRIRDDAQPNISLDETTWSSVPLCEKMQLWYALAKVFAEKAAWEFAKENNIDLVTVLPSFVVGPSLSHELCVTASDILGLFQGDTGRFSSYGRMGYVHIDDVASSHILVYETPEATGRYLCSSVVLDNNELVSFLAKRYPIFPIPRRLNNQYGKQWYQLNTSKLQGLGFKFKGVQEMFDDCVQSLREQGHLLECPL; this is translated from the exons ATGGTGACCTCAACCAAGGGCAAGGTCTGTGTAACCGGGGCTTCAGGCTTCGTTGCCTCTTGGCTCATCAAAAGACTTCTCGACTCAGGGTATCATGTGCTAGGGACGGTCAGAGACCCAG GAAATCACAAAAAGGTGGCACACGTTTGGAAATTACCTGGAGCCAAGGAGAGGCTGCAACTTGTGAAAGCTGATCTGTTGGAAGAAGGGAGCTTTGACGACGCCGTGATGGCTTGCGAGGGTGTCTTCCACACTGCATCGCCTGTCCTCGCTAAGTCTGATTCCAGTAGCAAG GAAGAAACGCTCGTTCCTGCAATAAACGGTACTCTGAATGTGCTAAGATCGTGCAAGAAGAATCCATTTCTCAAGAGGGTTGTTCTTACATCTTCATCGTCTGCGGTGAGAATTAGGGATGATGCTCAGCCAAACATCTCACTGGATGAAACAACATGGAGCTCTGTGCCACTCTGTGAAAAGATGCAG CTATGGTATGCCCTGGCAAAGGTATTTGCAGAGAAAGCAGCATGGGAGTTTGCCAAGGAGAACAACATTGACCTTGTGACTGTTCTTCCATCATTCGTGGTTGGGCCCAGTTTATCCCATGAATTATGCGTTACCGCTTCAGATATCCTTGGCTTATTTCAAG GTGACACTGGCAGGTTCAGTTCTTACGGAAGAATGGGATACGTTCACATCGACGATGTCGCAAGCAGCCACATCCTAGTGTACGAGACACCCGAGGCTACTGGGAGATACCTGTGCAGCTCAGTGGTGCTGGACAACAACGAGCTGGTCTCCTTCCTTGCAAAACGATACCCGATCTTCCCCATACCTCGGAG ATTGAACAACCAGTATGGGAAGCAGTGGTATCAGCTGAACACGTCCAAGCTGCAGGGGCTTGGCTTCAAGTTCAAAGGAGTGCAGGAGATGTTTGATGACTGCGTCCAGTCGCTCAGAGAACAGGGCCATCTGCTGGAATGTCCGTTGTGA
- the LOC133897135 gene encoding NAC domain-containing protein 16-like, producing the protein MENPPPRRWPPGFRFSPTDEELVLYFLKRRIASGRPTPYIADVDVYKSHPSHLPERSALQTGDRQWFFFSRLDRKYPNGSRASRTTGDGYWKATGKDRFVLGGGRPVGSKKTLVYHHGRAPRGERTDWVIYEYTILADALPLAAGAREAYALYKLFQKSGAGPKNGEQYGAPFREEDWLDDEEGVASDAAAHPVPTTANSAAIVEDYTDRELPVGDLEGLLSQIGNDQEYGETQLDFSTPASSQGQLQHCHGQGLLSDGVDKAEVVDASISSGAVVLAENTGTDLPLEDIEELLMQMSDDQQNTELFSDFPTSLPESQLQCDNQQFWLDAGRGQEVCAAGPTTSSDAVVTAECSGTELPLGDLEGLLLQIANDQEMFEPLSDFSTPFPDCNFSQVGIGDVRESHGAPVGGLSCIVQQSIYFDPRTEPSSQIPHSNLANVPFIGETNCAEETSALRSVSGLISYNSQDADEFLEINDFFDLEDVEQSTNCTATEHLISATSGMLDNLEYSDAPMFLPGPFDTAGLVAENEFVDFGNSGIQNQGYQYTAEVRTQNQVALNVRSHMKHNHVVLSSHASGTLNLHTENEPPNRSASASQSWFNAALSALLDSIPSSPAMAAEIENTVINRTLQRISSFRSQQAASEENTVINRTLQRISSFRSQHAASEEASIPVIQATRGGRLIFLPLLVILAAVMWTFTAGSAVNFFTGLWKSSSA; encoded by the exons ATGGAGAACCCGCCGCCGCGACGGTGGCCGCCGGGCTTCCGCTTCAGCCCCACCGACGAGGAGCTCGTCCTCTACTTCCTCAAGCGCCGGATCGCCTCCGGCCGTCCCACCCCCTACATCGCCGACGTCGACGTCTACAAGTCCCACCCCTCTCACCTCCCTG AGAGGTCGGCGCTGCAGACGGGGGACAGGCAATGGTTCTTCTTCAGCCGGCTGGACCGCAAGTACCCCAACGGGTCGCGCGCCAGCCGCACCACCGGCGACGGCTACTGGAAGGCCACGGGGAAGGATCGCTTCGTCTTGGGCGGCGGCCGGCCGGTAGGGAGCAAGAAGACACTCGTGTACCACCACGGCCGCGCGCCTCGCGGGGAGCGCACGGACTGGGTCATCTACGAGTACACCATCCTCGCCGATGCGCTCCCGCTGGCCGCGGGCGCGCGCGAGGCGTACGCGCTGTACAAGTTGTTCCAGAAGAGCGGGGCCGGGCCCAAGAACGGCGAGCAGTACGGCGCGCCCTTCCGGGAGGAGGATTGGTTGGACGACGAGGAAGGAGTGGCTTCGGATGCTGCCGCTCATCCTGTTCCTACCACCGCTAATTCTGCTGCTATAGTCGAGGACTATACTGACCGTGAGCTTCCCGTTGGGGATCTTGAGGGGCTCCTGTCGCAGATTGGAAATGATCAGGAGTATGGTGAAACACAGTTAGATTTCTCGACACCTGCTTCCTCCCAAGGTCAGCTTCAGCATTGTCATGGTCAGGGTTTGCTCAGTGATGGTGTCGACAAGGCTGAGGTTGTGGATGCTTCCATTAGTAGCGGTGCTGTGGTACTGGCGGAGAATACTGGCACTGATCTCCCTCTTGAGGATATTGAGGAGCTTCTGATGCAAATGTCCGATGATCAGCAAAACACGGAATTGTTCTCTGATTTCCCAACATCACTTCCGGAATCGCAGCTTCAGTGTGACAATCAGCAGTTTTGGCTTGATGCAGGCAGGGGGCAGGAAGTTTGCGCTGCAGGTCCTACCACCAGCAGTGATGCTGTGGTGACAGCAGAATGTTCTGGCACAGAGCTTCCACTAGGGGATCTTGAAGGGCTTTTGCTGCAAATAGCCAATGACCAAGAAATGTTTGAACCTCTGTCAGATTTCTCCACACCATTTCCTGATTGTAACTTCAGTCAG GTTGGCATTGGAGATGTCCGTGAATCTCATGGTGCTCCAGTTGGTGGTCTTTCTTGTATAGTTCAACAAAGCATATATTTTGATCCACGGACTGAGCCAAGTAGTCAAATTCCACATTCCAATCTCGCCAATGTGCCGTTTATTGGAGAAACTAATTGTGCTGAAGAAACAAGTGCGTTACGTTCTGTGTCAGGTCTGATCAGTTACAACAGCCAGGATGCTGATGAGTTCCTTGAAATCAACGATTTCTTTGATCTGGAGGATGTTGAACAGAGTACGAATTGTACAGCAACTGAACACTTGATATCTGCAACGAGTGGGATGCTTGACAATTTGGAGTACTCCGATGCCCCTATGTTCCTACCTGGGCCATTTGACACAGCTGGATTGgtagctgaaaatgaatttgttGATTTTGGTAACAGTGGAATCCAGAACCAGGGATATCAGTATACAGCTGAAGTAAGGACACAAAATCAGGTTGCTCTTAACGTGCGGAGCCATATGAAGCATAATCATGTTGTCTTATCCTCGCATGCATCAG GCACTCTGAATCTTCATACAGAGAATGAGCCACCTAACCGGAGTGCAAGTGCTTCACAATCATGGTTTAATGCGGCTTTATCAGCGTTGTTGGACTCTATACCTAGCAGTCCTGCAATGGCTGCTGAAATTGAAAACACTGTTATTAACAGAACACTTCAGCGCATCTCTAGCTTCAGGTCACAGCAAGCTGCAAGTGAAGAAAACACTGTTATTAACAGAACACTTCAGCGCATCTCTAGCTTCAGGTCACAGCATGCTGCAAGTGAAGAAGCAAGCATCCCAGTTATTCAGGCTACAAGAGGTGGCAGACTGATCTTCCTCCCTCTACTGGTTATACTTGCTGCTGTCATGTGGACCTTTACCGCTGGGTCTGCAGTCAATTTTTTCACGGGGTTATGGAAATCCTCTTCTGCATGA